ATTCATTCGCTGCAGAAGGAGCTGGATGAGATGCTGGCCCGGATTGCTGTGCTCCAGGGGATTCTGGACAGCGACAAGAAGCTGATCGCAGTCATCCGCAAGGAGCTGCTGGAGATTCGTGATAAATACGGGATGGACCGCCGTTCCCTGATCCAGGGCGAGGTGGAGGAGCTTAAGGTCAACATGGAGGTTCTGGTCAATGCGGAGGATGTACTGGTTGCACTCTCTGCGGACGGCTATATCAAGCGGACCGGCATGCTGTCCTTCACCCGCTCAGGCGGGGAGCGCCACTCTTCAGGGGTTAAGGATGGCGATCATATCGTCAAGCTGCTGGATCTGAATACCCGGGAGAGCTTGCTCGTCTTCACCCGCAAGGGTCAATACTTCCTGCTTCCCGTGCATCAGATTCCAGAGTTCAAATGGAAAGAGCCGGGGACGGCCATCGTCAACGTCATCGGACTGAATAAGGGAGACAGTGTCGTCAGTGTGCTGCCGGTCACCAATCTGGAGGACCCGCTGGCCAGTCTGGTCTTCATCACCCGCAAGGGCCAGGTGAAGCGTACCGAGCTCAAGGAGTACTCTACAAGCCGTTCCGGCGCCGTTGCCGCCTGTAAGGTGGCTGAAGGCGATGAGATCATTACAGTGGCGCTGAGCAGGGGTGACAAGGACATCGTGCTGGTCACCCGTGAAGGTATGAGCATCCGTTTCCGCGAGAATGAAGTGAATCCTATGGGCCGGGTGGCCACAGGAGTTAGGGGAATACAGCTTCGTGAAGGCGATGAGGTCGTCTCCTGCTTCTGGGTCAGTGAGGATGAAGGCGAGATTCTGGCTATATCCGACATCGGCTATGCCAAGCGTTCCCTGCTGGTGGATTATCCTTCCCAGAGCCGCGGAGGCAAAGGGATGCCAACCTTCGAGTTCAAGGAAGGCAAGCGTGTCCGCCCGAACGGCAGCAGACTGGCAGGCGCATTCTATTGCAAGGAGCCGCTGGAAGTGACCGCCATCACCCAGAGCGGCGCGGTACATTCCTTCTCTTCCGAGTCCGCGCCGATTGCTGAACGCCGTTCTACAGGCAAGCAGCTGGTTGCTGTCGAGAAGAAGGACGAGATCGCGATTCTTTTTCAGGCCGTCAAGTAAAAACATAATACCGCATGGAATGGCGCGGGCAGCTCTGGAGTGACGGGCTGCCCGCGCTTTTATTTAGGGGGGAATAGCTGCAGATAAGATTTTATTTTTCGTCCTTGAAGGATTTGGAATTTTTCTGGCGAAAAAGTAAATATACCGGATAGAGATCCGCAGGAAAGGAAGGAATAAGTGTGCACTCCACTGAATTCAGTAAAATCTGGCATAAGATATTAAAGGACTATAAGCTACATATGGACAGCAAGCTTGCCCCTACACTGACTGATGCCCAGCTAACCGTACTGGAATTGCTGCAGGAGCGTGATGCGATGAAGCCTTCTGATTTGGCCCCTCATCTGGCGACCAGCCCGGCGGCCGTGACGATGCTGCTTGACCGGATGGAGAAGCATAATCTGATTGTCCGTGAACGCGATGCCTCGGACCGCAGAATTGTCTGGGTGAGCATCACCGAGACTGGCCAGCGGGAGACGCTGCGCGGACTCAAGGTCCGCAGTGACTTTTTTGCAGAAGCGCTGGACCCCATTTCCTCCCATAACCAGCAGCTGCTGCTGTACCTAATGGGGAAGATGGCGGTTGCCCCGGCCGTGGATGATGCAGCTTCGGTACAGTCCGTATAAGCACCAACTGAGAACCTATATATAGGATAACGCAAAAAAGCAGGCTGTCCGTTAAAGGATAGCCTGCTTTTGAATTTGCGGAGTCCATAGATTCCACGGATAGCAACGGGGAGGCAGGGAGAGCAGCTCGACTTCCTCTTTGGTCACCGGATGCGGGAACCGTGTGAGTGCAGACCATAAGGCAATCTGCTGCCCCGGTCTGTTCACGGCCGCGCCGTACTTCTGATCTCCATAGAGCGGACAGCCAACGTTGCTGAGCTGAACGCGGATCTGGTGGGAGCGGCCGGTCAGCAGGTCAATCCTCACCAGCGAATAGCCTTCTGCGGTACCAATCACGGTATAATCAAGGATCGCTTGCTTGCCGCCCGGCGTTCCCTCCCGGACTGCCTGGACGGTATTGCTCTTAGGGTCCTTCAGCAGGGTATGCTCCAGCCGGCCCTCTGCGCCCGGAAGCTGACCATGCACCACCGTCAGGTAGACCTTCTGGAAGGCGTGGGTGCGGACGCTCTCGGATAGCCGGGAAGCTGCCTTCGAGGTCTTGGCGAAGATCATCGCACCGCCTACAGGCCGGTCCAGCCGGTGAACCAGTCCCATGAAGACGTTGCCCGGCTTCGCATAGCGTTCCTTCACATCCTCCTTCAGGAGGGTCAGGAGATCCGGGTCGCCTGTAGCATCCTCCTGAACGGGGATATTGACAGGCTTCACAATCCCGAGCAGATGGTTGTCCTCATATAGAATCTCGAACCGGGAGGGGCTGCTGCCGGACTCTCCTGCTGCGCCGTTATTCGCTGCGGTCATGGCTCACGCCTCCCAGCGGCCCAGAATCCCGCAAGGCAGATTCATGCCGGAGGCTGTAATCGGCAAGCCGATCTCACCGGAATTCAGCTTGCCGCCATAGCGCTTGCCCAT
The window above is part of the Paenibacillus sp. FSL H8-0048 genome. Proteins encoded here:
- a CDS encoding RluA family pseudouridine synthase — encoded protein: MTAANNGAAGESGSSPSRFEILYEDNHLLGIVKPVNIPVQEDATGDPDLLTLLKEDVKERYAKPGNVFMGLVHRLDRPVGGAMIFAKTSKAASRLSESVRTHAFQKVYLTVVHGQLPGAEGRLEHTLLKDPKSNTVQAVREGTPGGKQAILDYTVIGTAEGYSLVRIDLLTGRSHQIRVQLSNVGCPLYGDQKYGAAVNRPGQQIALWSALTRFPHPVTKEEVELLSLPPRCYPWNLWTPQIQKQAIL
- a CDS encoding MarR family winged helix-turn-helix transcriptional regulator, translating into MHSTEFSKIWHKILKDYKLHMDSKLAPTLTDAQLTVLELLQERDAMKPSDLAPHLATSPAAVTMLLDRMEKHNLIVRERDASDRRIVWVSITETGQRETLRGLKVRSDFFAEALDPISSHNQQLLLYLMGKMAVAPAVDDAASVQSV